One Trichoderma atroviride chromosome 7, complete sequence DNA segment encodes these proteins:
- a CDS encoding uncharacterized protein (BUSCO:EOG092D2CBO): protein MWHVPRLQLRAAAAAASASHRVGVSVAGRRYQTTFAKLSLLQHQHLIGDNSTGLTSYEAAEDVQEEHRARFLTWKGLPERSRTEEDCPRPQLITFESTPTFTLGRRQDDLIPEQMFHLERPLDVHLLQRPQPIEGLFYPQVKKTNRGGLTTYHGPGQLVLWPVLDMHSSLYPKYSVSSFASHLETTTQRFLSDMFDIQTYTNRDEPGVWVQESSGPPRKIAALGVHHRRYITALGTAINIDVSVKGLERLNPWARFVPCGLEGKLATSVVAELGSAAQGMSFDFIELAQRWASIFEEGLKDASKRGVDLGR from the coding sequence ATGTGGCACGTGCCCCGTTTGCAGctcagagcagcagcagcagcggcatcggcatctcACAGAGTTGGCGTGTCAGTTGCTGGTCGACGATATCAGACTACCTTTGCAAAACTCTCCTTActgcagcaccagcatctcatAGGAGATAACTCTACTGGGCTGACGAGCTATGAAGCCGCTGAAGATGTCCAGGAGGAGCATCGAGCCAGATTCCTGACCTGGAAAGGACTCCCCGAGAGGTCGAGAACAGAAGAGGATTGCCCTCGGCCACAGCTCATAACGTTCGAGTCTACGCCGACGTTTACTCTTGGCCGTCGACAAGACGATCTAATTCCGGAGCAAATGTTCCATCTAGAACGGCCACTGGACgtccatctcctccagcgACCCCAGCCCATCGAGGGGCTCTTTTATCCTcaggtgaagaagacgaacCGCGGAGGCCTCACGACTTACCATGGCCCTGGCCAGCTTGTTCTCTGGCCCGTATTGGACATGCATTCTTCTCTGTATCCCAAGTATAGCGTCTCCTCGTTTGCTAGCCATCTAGAGACAACCACGCAGCGGTTTCTTTCTGACATGTTTGATATTCAAACATATACCAACCGCGATGAGCCCGGCGTCTGGGTTCAAGAATCGTCAGGCCCGCCTCGTAAGATTGCAGCCCTCGGGGTCCATCACCGGCGCTATATCACGGCACTTGGCACGGCCATCAACATCGATGTCTCCGTCAAGGGATTAGAACGTTTGAATCCGTGGGCTCGGTTCGTTCCATGCGGGCTCGAGGGAAAGCTGGCGACGTCTGTGGTAGCTGAGCTTGGTAGTGCTGCCCAAGGCATGTCCTTTGACTTTATCGAATTGGCACAGCGCTGGGCTAGTATATTTGAAGAAGGGTTGAAAGACGCGTCAAAGCGAGGTGTCGATCTGGGGCGATGA
- a CDS encoding uncharacterized protein (EggNog:ENOG41~TransMembrane:4 (i7-26o114-137i144-168o188-210i)), translating to MPKNALLASIGFILLCVSQLFIWFIILPGVTHDTPFRHTYYLRADTSGITGARDVSQWTYFFICGPDNRDCGPSHPAIPFGFAWDSNARNVPPGLGGSHGSHTTSFHYFYMWRFGWVFLLMTLFFEVLAFFTSILACCGRLGAALAFVVSSIALFFYTLAVSIITATFCEARNRFHDVGRSAKIGPWAFGFLWGSYVALLIAVILFALGIRSNPTFDFKRRQSSREPTGSRGRSYDGRRVKEEYS from the exons ATGCCCAAGA ACGCTCTTTTAGCCTCCATCGGCTTCATACTTCTCTGCGTCTCCCAGCTATTCATCTGGTTCATCATCCTGCCCGGCGTCACGCATGATACGCCCTTCCGCCATACGTACTACCTTCGTGCCGACACCAGCGGCATCACAGGAGCCCGTGACGTTTCCCAGTGGACttacttcttcatctgcggcCCTGACAACAGAGATTGCGGCCCTTCTCATCCTGCCATTCCTTTCGGCTTTGCCTGGGACAGCAATGCGCGGAATGTGCCACCGGGACTTGGTGGTAGCCATGGCAGTCACACGACGTCGTTCCATTACTTCTACATGTGGCGCTTCGGATGGGTGTTTTTGCTCATGACGCTCTTCTTTGAGGTGCTGGCCTTCTTCACTTCGATACTAGCTTGCTGCGGCCGTCTCGGCGCAGCATTGGCCTTTGTCGTCTCCAgcattgctctcttcttctataCGCTCGCCGTGTCCATCATCAC TGCCACATTCTGCGAAGCCCGCAATCGTTTCCACGACGTTGGCCGCTCTGCTAAGATTGGACCGTGGGCATTCGGTTTCCTCTGGGGTTCGTATGTGGCACTTCTCATTGCTGTCATTCTTTTCGCGCTCGGCATACGTTCGAATCCCACTTTTGACTTTAAACGCCGGCAAAGCTCTCGCGAACCTACCGGAAGCCGAGGCCGCTCCTATGATGGTCGCCGGGTCAAGGAAGAGTATTCGTAA